The genomic DNA CTATTGAGCGGCTTCCTGTGCATATTCACCGTACATGCCCAAGTGATGAAACCCAGAGAGGTGGATCTGGACCTACAACCCTATAAGGAACTTCCCAGGACCGAGAACAAGGCATTCGACATAGGAGAGAAATTGACCTATAGACTGCACTATGGATTTGTAGATGCTGGAGAGGCTACGGTAGAAGTTCGCCCCACCGAATACAGCCGTCTGGGACGGCCGATGTATCACGTGGTAGGAAAAGGCAGGACACTGGGAGCCTTCAACTGGTTCTTCAAGGTAAGGGACCGCTATGAATCCTACATGGACCAAGAAAGCCTGATGCCATGGAAATTCGTTAGAAGGATCGAAGAAGGCAAGTACAAGAAGAGCCAAGACTATATCTTCCACCATCACCGCGCAGCGGTAGATAATGGTAAAGGGCAGGTATTCGAGATTCCCGTAGGTGCACAGGATATGATATCCGCATTCTACTACGCACGTACACTCGATTTCTCCGATGCTAGACCCGGTGACCAATTCACCATACAGACCTTCATGGATGACGAGGTCTATGATCTGCATATCAAGTACCTCGGTAAAGAAGTCGTCAATCTGAGAAAAGGAAAATTCAGATGCATGAAATTCGTTCCTGTGGTGCAGGAGGGCAGGATCTTCGAAGATTCAGAAGACCTACAGGTATGGATCACCGATGATGACAATAAGATTCCCATCCTGGCAAAGGCCGAAGTACTCGTAGGGTCCATCAAGATGGAGGTCGTGAAGTATGAAGGTCTTTCGCACGCCATCGCCAAGGTGGACGATTGAACCAGTCGTACAAGCCACTTTCCCAGCGTCTAGCGCTAAGGATCAGAATCAACATCACAATCTGAGTAACCTCACTGCGTTGTACTTC from Flavobacteriales bacterium includes the following:
- a CDS encoding DUF3108 domain-containing protein gives rise to the protein LLSGFLCIFTVHAQVMKPREVDLDLQPYKELPRTENKAFDIGEKLTYRLHYGFVDAGEATVEVRPTEYSRLGRPMYHVVGKGRTLGAFNWFFKVRDRYESYMDQESLMPWKFVRRIEEGKYKKSQDYIFHHHRAAVDNGKGQVFEIPVGAQDMISAFYYARTLDFSDARPGDQFTIQTFMDDEVYDLHIKYLGKEVVNLRKGKFRCMKFVPVVQEGRIFEDSEDLQVWITDDDNKIPILAKAEVLVGSIKMEVVKYEGLSHAIAKVDD